A single region of the Microlunatus panaciterrae genome encodes:
- a CDS encoding VOC family protein, translating into MAETLTRSAASAAVADSSWRYLLACLATSVPVGSLAEAVQVAQAATTACGDQADDHLRIHLRSDRVELTLQTAGAADVTDTDVDLSGQITEAVAALGRSTSGVTSADGRRSVQLLEIAIDALDIPAIRPFWRAVMGYVDEPGHGDLNASIVDPVWQGPVIWFQQMDAPRPQRNRIHFDLTVPHDEAPGRLRAALEAGGRLVSEAAAPSFWVLADPEGNEVCICTWQERDDQARQEAPEPGLGC; encoded by the coding sequence ATGGCTGAAACCCTTACCCGATCCGCCGCCTCCGCAGCCGTCGCCGACTCCTCCTGGCGCTATCTGCTGGCCTGTCTGGCGACCTCCGTCCCGGTCGGCTCGCTGGCCGAGGCTGTCCAGGTGGCGCAGGCGGCCACCACCGCGTGCGGCGACCAGGCCGACGACCATCTGCGTATCCATCTCCGCTCTGACCGGGTGGAGCTGACCCTGCAGACGGCCGGGGCGGCCGATGTCACCGACACCGACGTCGACCTCTCCGGTCAGATCACCGAGGCCGTCGCCGCACTCGGCCGCAGCACGAGCGGAGTCACCTCAGCCGACGGCAGGCGGTCCGTCCAGCTGCTCGAGATCGCCATCGACGCGCTCGACATCCCCGCGATCCGTCCGTTCTGGAGGGCCGTCATGGGCTACGTCGACGAACCGGGCCATGGCGACCTGAACGCCTCGATCGTCGACCCCGTCTGGCAGGGTCCGGTGATCTGGTTCCAGCAGATGGACGCACCCCGGCCACAGCGCAACCGGATCCACTTCGACCTCACCGTTCCGCATGACGAGGCGCCCGGGCGCTTGCGGGCGGCACTGGAGGCGGGAGGTCGGCTGGTCAGCGAGGCGGCGGCCCCGTCGTTCTGGGTGCTGGCCGACCCTGAGGGCAACGAGGTGTGCATCTGCACCTGGCAGGAGCGCGACGACCAGGCCCGGCAGGAGGCGCCGGAACCGGGGCTAGGCTGCTGA
- a CDS encoding MFS transporter — protein MTSSSGDVPAPPAPALRVRAAMVGTYAIFGLNGLVFASWAGRLPSVAITLDLTPGGLGLLLLMIGLGSVLGLPLAGVIVDRFGTAVSVRLTGSLIGLSLLVIAVSLLMTWLVPVAIALFFFGFGVGVWDVSQNIEGAEVERRIGRTIMPKFHAAFSGGAFVGALIGSLMARIGVGLPVHLFGVVALGAVVVFLCTRVFLPATAHAEHTEGPAEPRRRTAAWREPRTLVIGLVVLGAAFTEGAANDWVAKATVDGLGASESAGAIMFGVFVAAMTGFRFAGSALLDRLGRVAVLRICLTAAILGLVLFVFAPNIYLAAVGAVLWGIGAALGFPVGMSAAADEPRYAAGRVAVVSTIGYAAFLMGPPLLGFIGNHVGVRHSLLAVAVVVLASLLTTSAVQPKQSAVVGADVA, from the coding sequence GTGACCTCCTCCAGCGGCGATGTGCCGGCCCCCCCGGCTCCGGCGCTTCGGGTACGCGCGGCCATGGTCGGCACCTACGCGATCTTCGGTCTCAACGGCCTGGTCTTTGCCAGCTGGGCGGGTCGGCTGCCGTCGGTGGCGATCACCCTTGACCTCACCCCGGGCGGTCTCGGACTGCTGCTGCTGATGATCGGCCTCGGCTCCGTGCTCGGTCTGCCGTTGGCCGGGGTGATCGTGGACAGGTTCGGCACCGCCGTCTCCGTTCGACTGACCGGCAGCCTGATCGGCCTGAGCCTGCTGGTGATCGCGGTCTCGCTGCTGATGACCTGGCTGGTCCCGGTGGCCATCGCCCTCTTCTTCTTCGGCTTCGGCGTGGGCGTCTGGGATGTCTCGCAGAACATCGAGGGTGCCGAGGTGGAGCGCCGGATCGGGCGGACGATCATGCCCAAGTTCCACGCCGCCTTCAGTGGTGGCGCCTTCGTCGGTGCCCTGATCGGCTCACTGATGGCCAGGATCGGCGTCGGACTGCCGGTGCACCTGTTCGGCGTGGTCGCGCTGGGCGCCGTCGTGGTCTTCCTGTGTACCCGGGTGTTCCTGCCCGCGACCGCGCACGCCGAGCACACCGAGGGCCCGGCAGAGCCGAGACGCCGGACCGCCGCCTGGCGGGAGCCGAGGACGCTGGTCATCGGGTTGGTGGTGCTGGGCGCCGCGTTCACCGAGGGTGCGGCGAACGACTGGGTGGCCAAGGCGACGGTGGACGGGCTGGGTGCCTCCGAAAGTGCAGGGGCGATCATGTTCGGCGTCTTCGTCGCGGCCATGACCGGCTTCCGGTTCGCCGGCAGTGCCCTGCTCGACCGGCTGGGCCGGGTGGCGGTGCTGCGGATCTGCCTGACTGCGGCCATCCTCGGCCTGGTCCTGTTCGTGTTCGCGCCCAACATCTACCTGGCCGCCGTCGGCGCCGTCCTCTGGGGCATCGGGGCCGCACTCGGCTTCCCGGTCGGAATGTCGGCCGCTGCTGACGAGCCGCGCTACGCGGCGGGCCGGGTGGCGGTGGTGTCCACCATCGGCTACGCCGCGTTCCTGATGGGTCCCCCGCTGCTCGGTTTCATCGGCAACCACGTCGGCGTCCGGCACTCACTGCTCGCCGTTGCGGTGGTCGTGCTGGCCTCCCTGCTGACCACGTCGGCCGTCCAGCCCAAGCAGAGCGCAGTGGTCGGAGCCGACGTGGCCTGA
- a CDS encoding acyl-CoA carboxylase subunit epsilon, translated as MSSDSVPESAPTPPAPVFTVTHGNPTPEELAALVAVLTARGRQPQPQPNEPARTNSAGWSAYWRGVRAPLHPGPGAWRASGRR; from the coding sequence ATGAGCAGCGACTCGGTTCCGGAGTCCGCTCCGACGCCACCGGCGCCGGTGTTCACCGTGACGCACGGCAACCCGACGCCGGAGGAGCTGGCGGCCCTGGTTGCCGTACTCACGGCCCGCGGCAGGCAGCCGCAGCCGCAGCCGAACGAGCCGGCGCGGACCAACTCGGCCGGCTGGTCGGCCTACTGGCGCGGGGTCCGGGCGCCGCTGCATCCCGGCCCGGGCGCCTGGCGCGCCTCGGGGCGCCGCTGA
- a CDS encoding acyl-CoA carboxylase subunit beta, with translation MDLDIHTTSGKLADLERRINEAVHAGSAAAVEKQHAKGKLTARERLELLLDPGSFIELDELARHRSTAFGMEKRRPYGDGVVTGFGTIHERPVCVFSQDVTVFGGSLGQVYGEKIVKIIDFALKTGCPLIGLNEGGGARIQEGVVSLGLYGEIFRRNTHASGVIPQISLIMGAAAGGHVYSPALTDFTVMVDQTSQMFITGPDVIKTVTGEDVSMEELGGGRTHNSKSGNAHYLATDEEDAISYVQALVSFLPQNNLEDPPVFDSPVDLDISDTDRELDALIPDSPNQPYDMHEVIGAILDEGDFLEVQALFAPNIVVGFGRIEGRSVGVVANQPLHFAGCLDIDASEKAARFVRTCDAFNIPVITFVDVPGFLPGTDQEWNGIIRRGAKLIYAYAEATVPLVTVITRKAYGGAYDVMGSKHLGADMNLAWPTAQIAVMGAQGAVNILYRRELAQHPDPERRRAELISEYDDELANPYIAAERGFVDAVISPHETRIEITRALRLLRTKRETLPPKKHGNIPL, from the coding sequence ATGGACCTAGACATCCACACCACGTCGGGCAAGCTGGCCGATCTGGAGCGGCGCATCAACGAGGCCGTGCACGCCGGCTCCGCGGCAGCAGTCGAGAAGCAGCACGCCAAGGGCAAGCTGACCGCACGGGAGCGGCTTGAGCTGCTGCTCGACCCGGGTTCCTTCATCGAGCTGGACGAGCTCGCTCGGCATCGCTCGACCGCCTTCGGGATGGAGAAGCGCCGGCCGTACGGCGACGGCGTGGTGACCGGCTTCGGCACCATCCACGAGCGCCCGGTCTGCGTCTTCTCCCAGGATGTCACCGTCTTCGGTGGCAGCCTCGGCCAGGTCTACGGAGAGAAGATCGTCAAGATCATCGACTTCGCGCTGAAGACCGGCTGCCCGCTGATCGGCCTGAACGAGGGCGGCGGCGCGCGGATCCAGGAGGGAGTCGTCTCTCTCGGCCTGTACGGCGAGATCTTCCGCCGCAACACGCACGCCTCCGGTGTCATCCCGCAGATCTCGTTGATCATGGGAGCGGCAGCGGGCGGTCACGTCTACTCCCCCGCGCTGACCGACTTCACGGTGATGGTGGACCAGACCTCGCAGATGTTCATCACCGGACCCGACGTGATCAAGACCGTCACCGGCGAGGACGTCTCGATGGAGGAGCTGGGCGGCGGCCGGACGCACAACAGCAAATCCGGCAACGCTCACTACCTCGCCACCGACGAGGAGGACGCGATCTCCTACGTCCAGGCGTTGGTGTCCTTCCTGCCGCAGAACAACCTGGAGGACCCGCCGGTCTTCGACTCTCCAGTCGACCTCGACATCTCCGACACCGACCGCGAGCTGGACGCCCTCATCCCCGACTCGCCCAACCAGCCGTATGACATGCACGAAGTGATCGGCGCCATCCTGGACGAGGGCGACTTCCTGGAGGTGCAGGCCCTGTTCGCGCCCAACATCGTCGTCGGCTTCGGCCGGATCGAGGGACGCAGCGTGGGTGTGGTGGCCAACCAGCCGCTGCACTTCGCCGGCTGCCTCGACATCGACGCGTCCGAGAAGGCCGCTCGGTTCGTGCGCACCTGCGACGCGTTCAACATCCCCGTGATCACCTTCGTCGACGTGCCCGGCTTCCTGCCCGGCACCGACCAGGAATGGAACGGCATCATCCGCCGCGGCGCGAAGTTGATCTACGCCTATGCCGAGGCGACCGTCCCATTGGTGACGGTGATCACCCGCAAGGCCTATGGCGGCGCCTACGACGTGATGGGGTCGAAGCATCTGGGGGCTGACATGAACCTGGCCTGGCCGACCGCCCAGATCGCCGTGATGGGAGCCCAAGGGGCGGTGAACATCCTCTACCGCAGGGAGCTGGCCCAGCACCCGGACCCGGAGCGACGGCGCGCCGAGCTGATCTCCGAGTACGACGACGAGCTGGCCAACCCCTACATCGCGGCCGAGCGCGGCTTCGTCGACGCCGTCATCAGCCCGCACGAGACCCGGATCGAGATCACCCGGGCCCTGCGGCTGCTGCGAACCAAGCGCGAGACGCTGCCGCCGAAGAAGCATGGGAACATTCCGCTATGA
- a CDS encoding biotin--[acetyl-CoA-carboxylase] ligase, with amino-acid sequence MNRGEPIDQLLLTELLVKPGSLWRRVDVVASTGSTNADLAQKARHGAESGSVLVTGFQSAGRGRLGRSWVAPAESSIALSLLVRPDQVASWRWTWLPLLTGLAVVEGLRRAADVPAMLKWPNDVLVRERKLAGILAERVETPSGPACVVGIGLNVSLAEDELPVPTATSLQLAGAATTNRNTLIATILRAFALIYQQWESSDDDAAFGAAYIARCATIGRQVKVVLAADSEVTGTAEAIDGDGRLVVRTAAGRRTFGAADIVHLR; translated from the coding sequence GTGAACCGAGGAGAACCGATCGACCAGTTGCTGCTGACCGAGCTGCTGGTCAAGCCCGGTTCGCTCTGGCGGCGGGTCGACGTGGTGGCCAGCACCGGCTCGACCAATGCCGACCTCGCCCAGAAGGCGCGGCACGGTGCCGAGAGCGGCTCGGTGCTCGTCACCGGCTTCCAGTCGGCGGGCCGGGGACGGCTGGGCCGCAGCTGGGTGGCACCGGCCGAGTCGTCGATCGCCCTCTCCCTGCTGGTCCGTCCCGACCAGGTCGCCTCCTGGCGCTGGACCTGGCTGCCGTTGCTGACCGGGCTGGCGGTGGTCGAAGGGTTGCGCCGCGCAGCCGACGTGCCGGCGATGTTGAAGTGGCCGAACGACGTGCTGGTGCGGGAACGGAAGCTGGCCGGCATTCTCGCCGAGCGGGTGGAGACACCGAGCGGACCGGCCTGTGTGGTCGGGATCGGGCTGAACGTCAGCCTGGCCGAGGACGAGCTGCCGGTGCCGACAGCGACGTCACTGCAGCTGGCCGGGGCCGCCACCACCAACCGGAACACGCTGATCGCCACCATCCTGCGGGCCTTCGCGCTGATCTACCAGCAGTGGGAGAGCTCCGACGACGACGCCGCCTTCGGCGCCGCCTACATCGCCCGCTGCGCGACCATCGGCCGCCAGGTCAAGGTGGTGCTGGCCGCCGACTCCGAGGTCACCGGTACGGCGGAGGCGATCGACGGTGACGGTCGGCTGGTGGTGCGTACCGCCGCCGGCCGCCGCACCTTCGGCGCCGCCGATATCGTGCACCTGCGCTGA
- a CDS encoding PH domain-containing protein, whose translation MGFSPKLLGADEYVVVHMRTHAKALILPALVLILAGAGFGVAAALIPAEYHQVGLVVAAALAVLVVLLWSVIPFLRWRTSTYTITNRRLITRRGIINRSGKDLPLMRINDVSYERSLTDRMLGCGTLNIQTAAEGGTIVLSDVPDVERVHVAMTELLFGTSAHRPAVGDQEDRGRQD comes from the coding sequence ATGGGATTCTCCCCCAAGCTGCTTGGCGCCGACGAGTACGTGGTCGTGCACATGCGCACCCATGCCAAGGCGCTCATCCTGCCGGCCCTGGTACTGATCCTGGCCGGTGCGGGCTTCGGCGTCGCCGCCGCGCTGATCCCGGCCGAGTACCACCAGGTCGGCCTGGTGGTGGCCGCCGCGCTGGCCGTGCTGGTCGTGCTGCTCTGGTCAGTGATCCCTTTCCTGCGTTGGCGGACCAGCACCTACACGATCACCAACCGTCGGCTGATCACCCGCCGGGGCATCATCAACAGGTCCGGCAAGGACCTGCCGCTGATGCGGATCAATGACGTCAGCTACGAGCGCAGCCTGACGGACCGGATGCTGGGCTGCGGCACGCTGAACATCCAGACCGCGGCCGAGGGCGGCACCATCGTGCTGTCCGACGTGCCCGACGTCGAGCGGGTGCACGTGGCGATGACGGAGCTGCTGTTCGGCACCTCCGCGCACCGGCCGGCCGTCGGGGACCAGGAGGACCGTGGCCGTCAGGATTGA
- a CDS encoding enoyl-CoA hydratase/isomerase family protein — protein sequence MAVRIERTSEFVAEIVMDRPEALNAVSTEQAAAIAAACAELASDPSVRAVVLSSSASRAFCVGADLKERAGFSDEDLRAQRPVARAAYGGVLGLPVPVIAAVEGYALGGGCELALACDLIVASNTAVFALPEVGVGLIPGGGGTQLLPRRIGWNRAADLIFSTRRVGAEEALQIGLADRRVPAGLARLTAVELAEGIATRSPVAVRNAKAALRRGFDVGLPAGLEIEDLAWADTAFSADRAEGIAAFNEKRAPRWPDPPAGPGSRSPGGSSHP from the coding sequence GTGGCCGTCAGGATTGAGCGAACGTCTGAGTTCGTCGCGGAGATCGTGATGGACCGGCCGGAGGCGTTGAACGCCGTCTCGACCGAGCAGGCGGCCGCCATCGCCGCCGCCTGCGCCGAGCTGGCCTCCGACCCGTCGGTCCGGGCGGTGGTGTTGTCCAGCTCGGCGTCGCGGGCGTTCTGTGTCGGGGCGGACCTGAAGGAGCGCGCCGGCTTCTCCGACGAGGACCTGCGCGCCCAGCGCCCGGTGGCACGGGCGGCGTACGGGGGAGTGCTCGGCCTCCCGGTGCCCGTGATCGCCGCTGTCGAGGGCTATGCCCTCGGCGGTGGCTGCGAGCTCGCACTGGCCTGCGACCTGATCGTCGCCTCCAATACGGCTGTCTTCGCCCTGCCGGAGGTCGGGGTGGGTCTGATCCCCGGAGGCGGAGGCACCCAGCTGCTGCCTCGGCGGATCGGCTGGAACCGGGCAGCTGATCTCATCTTCAGCACCCGTCGGGTGGGCGCGGAGGAGGCCCTGCAGATCGGGCTGGCGGACCGGCGGGTGCCGGCCGGCCTGGCCCGTCTCACGGCTGTCGAGCTGGCCGAAGGAATCGCCACCCGATCGCCGGTAGCGGTACGCAACGCCAAGGCTGCGCTGCGCCGAGGCTTCGACGTCGGCCTGCCGGCCGGGTTGGAGATCGAGGACCTGGCCTGGGCCGATACGGCGTTCTCGGCCGACCGGGCCGAGGGGATCGCTGCCTTCAACGAGAAGCGGGCTCCGCGCTGGCCGGATCCTCCGGCGGGGCCGGGCTCGCGCTCTCCGGGCGGCTCGAGTCACCCGTGA
- a CDS encoding GtrA family protein has product MSLATLLDRVRHLGPEAVKFGIVGLTGVAVQIVAFNLLRYAGPGGVGVLEPKPITAQVLAIGLATVITYLGNRHWTYQHREKGRVGRELPIFVILNGIAIGIGALCLAFSHYVLGLTSPLADNLSGNVVGLGLGTLFRFWSYRRFVFTGDSSRPESASPAPPEDPASAEPASR; this is encoded by the coding sequence ATGTCCCTTGCCACCCTGCTCGACCGCGTGCGCCATCTCGGCCCGGAGGCGGTGAAGTTCGGCATCGTCGGCCTGACCGGGGTCGCGGTCCAGATCGTCGCGTTCAACCTGCTCCGCTATGCAGGCCCCGGCGGGGTCGGGGTCCTGGAGCCGAAACCCATCACCGCCCAGGTGCTCGCCATCGGCCTGGCCACCGTGATCACCTACCTCGGCAACCGGCACTGGACTTACCAGCACCGGGAGAAGGGCCGGGTCGGCCGGGAGCTGCCGATCTTCGTGATCCTCAACGGCATCGCGATCGGGATCGGGGCGCTCTGCCTCGCGTTCAGCCACTACGTCCTGGGACTGACCAGCCCGTTGGCCGACAACCTGTCCGGCAACGTGGTCGGGCTGGGCCTGGGCACGCTGTTCCGGTTCTGGTCCTATCGACGGTTCGTCTTCACGGGTGACTCGAGCCGCCCGGAGAGCGCGAGCCCGGCCCCGCCGGAGGATCCGGCCAGCGCGGAGCCCGCTTCTCGTTGA
- a CDS encoding 5-(carboxyamino)imidazole ribonucleotide synthase yields MAGARLPVSAWTAIVAVPPLRLGSTTVTNTRPFVVGIIGGGQLARMMHAASIGLGIKIRLLAEGPDVSAAHVVADVTVGDYTDPQTVREFAAGCDVVTFDHEHVPPGILRDLVAAGVQVRPGPEALIHAQDKAIMRERLGAMGAPCPVNQVVVDAAALTAFGDRHGWPLIAKTSRGGYDGKGVWKIDDASGAELPFADLAEGVQIVAEEFIPFVRELSALVVRSPSGQAVAYPISESVQRDGVCVETTTPAPGFTDEQAMAAEQLALRIAHELGVVGVLAVELMERPDGSVVVNELAMRPHNTGHWSIDGAYTSQFENHLRAVLDLPLGDPSARNRTTVMVNVLGGSVTDLPSALLHCFARDRQLRVQLYGKEVKPGRKVGHVTTVGDEVDEVRRRARHAASYLMGDEHA; encoded by the coding sequence ATGGCAGGGGCAAGGCTACCGGTTTCGGCCTGGACAGCGATCGTCGCCGTTCCGCCGCTTCGGTTAGGCTCGACCACCGTGACCAACACCCGCCCCTTCGTCGTGGGCATCATCGGCGGCGGCCAGCTGGCCCGGATGATGCATGCGGCCTCCATCGGACTAGGCATCAAGATCCGACTGCTCGCGGAGGGCCCTGATGTCTCGGCCGCCCACGTCGTCGCCGACGTGACGGTCGGTGACTACACCGACCCGCAGACGGTACGGGAGTTCGCGGCCGGCTGCGACGTGGTCACCTTCGACCACGAGCATGTGCCACCGGGCATCCTGCGCGACCTCGTGGCCGCCGGGGTCCAGGTCCGTCCAGGGCCGGAGGCGCTGATCCACGCCCAGGACAAGGCGATCATGCGCGAGCGGCTGGGAGCGATGGGAGCTCCCTGCCCGGTCAACCAGGTCGTCGTCGACGCTGCTGCGCTGACGGCGTTCGGCGACCGGCACGGATGGCCGCTGATCGCCAAGACGTCCCGAGGCGGCTACGACGGCAAGGGGGTCTGGAAGATCGACGACGCCTCAGGTGCCGAGCTGCCGTTCGCCGACCTTGCCGAGGGGGTGCAGATCGTCGCCGAGGAGTTCATCCCGTTCGTCCGCGAGCTGAGTGCGCTGGTGGTGCGCTCGCCGTCCGGCCAGGCTGTCGCCTACCCGATCTCGGAGTCGGTGCAGCGCGACGGCGTGTGCGTCGAGACGACGACGCCGGCGCCCGGCTTCACCGACGAGCAGGCGATGGCCGCAGAGCAGCTGGCCCTGCGGATCGCCCACGAGCTCGGTGTGGTCGGCGTGCTGGCGGTCGAGCTGATGGAACGCCCCGACGGGTCGGTGGTCGTCAACGAGCTGGCCATGCGGCCGCACAACACCGGGCACTGGAGCATCGACGGCGCCTACACGTCGCAGTTCGAGAACCACCTCCGGGCCGTGCTGGACCTGCCGCTGGGTGACCCGAGCGCCAGGAACCGGACGACAGTGATGGTCAACGTGCTGGGTGGCTCGGTCACCGACCTGCCCTCGGCGCTGCTGCACTGCTTCGCCCGGGACCGGCAGCTGCGGGTGCAGCTCTACGGCAAGGAGGTCAAGCCCGGACGCAAGGTCGGCCACGTGACCACCGTCGGCGACGAGGTGGACGAGGTACGGCGACGCGCACGTCACGCGGCCAGCTATCTGATGGGAGACGAGCATGCCTGA
- the purE gene encoding 5-(carboxyamino)imidazole ribonucleotide mutase encodes MPEHSSTGPARVGIVMGSDSDWPVMEAAATVLREFDVAYQADVVSAHRMPEAMVSYGRGAHTRGIEVIIAGAGGAAHLPGMLAALTPLPVIGVPVPLKYLDGMDSLLSIVQMPAGVPVATVAIGNARNAGLLAVRILAAGDAELTERMIGFQDELRRAAEAKGERVRNG; translated from the coding sequence ATGCCTGAGCACAGCTCCACCGGCCCGGCCCGGGTCGGGATCGTGATGGGCTCGGACTCCGACTGGCCGGTGATGGAGGCGGCGGCGACCGTGCTGCGCGAGTTCGATGTGGCCTATCAGGCCGACGTCGTGTCGGCGCACCGGATGCCCGAGGCGATGGTGAGCTATGGCCGCGGGGCGCACACGCGGGGGATCGAGGTGATCATCGCCGGCGCCGGCGGTGCCGCGCACCTGCCGGGGATGCTGGCTGCACTGACCCCGCTGCCGGTGATCGGCGTACCGGTCCCGCTGAAGTATCTGGACGGGATGGACTCGCTGCTGTCCATCGTGCAGATGCCGGCGGGTGTCCCGGTGGCCACGGTGGCGATCGGCAACGCCCGCAACGCCGGCCTGCTCGCGGTCCGGATCCTGGCCGCCGGCGACGCCGAGCTGACCGAGCGGATGATCGGGTTCCAGGACGAGCTGCGCCGTGCGGCCGAGGCCAAGGGTGAGCGCGTCCGCAACGGCTGA
- a CDS encoding EI24 domain-containing protein gives MTNHLKELLGGVGLLPRGLGLVVRRPRLFLWGALPPLITSIVFLAALVALATQIEPITAWLTPFAAGWSRDLATVVRVLVGAALIGGSVLVMVISFTAITLAVGSPLYDKIAESVEDELGDAPIPTPEPTTTSLARSVRQSVAFIAVSLLGSVALFLTGFVPLVGQLAAPVLSAVFGGWMLCTELIGTAFERRGLLQLSQRRAAMRRNRARVLGFAVPTFLLLAVPFAAVVVFPAAAAAGTLLARDLLANDRHPDRPAARR, from the coding sequence GTGACGAATCACCTGAAGGAGCTGCTCGGCGGCGTCGGCCTGCTGCCGCGCGGTCTCGGGCTGGTCGTCCGGCGACCGCGGCTCTTCCTGTGGGGGGCGCTGCCGCCGCTGATCACCTCGATCGTGTTCCTGGCCGCGCTGGTGGCGCTCGCGACCCAGATCGAGCCGATCACCGCCTGGCTGACGCCGTTCGCCGCCGGCTGGAGCCGGGACCTGGCCACAGTGGTCCGGGTACTGGTCGGGGCCGCGCTGATCGGTGGATCGGTGCTGGTGATGGTGATCTCGTTCACCGCGATCACGCTGGCGGTCGGGTCCCCGCTGTACGACAAGATCGCCGAGTCGGTGGAGGACGAGCTGGGTGACGCCCCCATCCCGACGCCGGAGCCGACCACCACCTCCCTGGCCCGCAGCGTCCGGCAGTCGGTTGCCTTCATCGCCGTCTCGCTGCTGGGCAGTGTGGCGCTGTTCCTCACCGGGTTCGTCCCGCTGGTGGGTCAGCTGGCGGCGCCGGTGCTGTCGGCGGTGTTCGGCGGCTGGATGCTGTGCACCGAGCTCATCGGCACCGCGTTCGAACGCCGCGGTCTCCTCCAGCTGTCCCAGCGGCGGGCGGCGATGCGCCGCAACCGGGCCCGGGTGCTGGGTTTCGCGGTGCCGACCTTCCTGCTGCTGGCGGTGCCCTTCGCCGCGGTGGTGGTCTTCCCGGCGGCCGCCGCAGCCGGGACCCTGCTGGCCCGCGACCTGCTGGCCAATGACCGGCATCCCGACAGGCCGGCTGCGCGCCGCTGA
- a CDS encoding LacI family DNA-binding transcriptional regulator — MPRITINEIARRTGVSKGAVSYALNGRPGVSEATRERILTVARELGWAPNRTARLLSGSRTDTFGLILARDARTLGLEPFYMEFVAGLESELGDRSYALLLQVTPSLEVELETYRKWSSERRVDAVVVVDLRVDDPRLALLDRLEIPAVFVGDPSVVPGHTCVWTDDRTAMAEAVAHLVELGHRRLARVAGISDFAHVAIRDEAFGLAVERAGVQGTILHADFSGEEGKRATRELVLRDGAPTAILFDNDLMAIASLAALSELGIEVPDDVTLLAWDDSPLCSITHPQLSAMSHDVVAFGAHVARRLFAVLEGAPPAAHLDSTPQFRRRGSTTPPRTGPLPSRPVGG; from the coding sequence ATGCCACGGATCACGATCAACGAGATCGCCCGCCGCACCGGTGTGTCCAAGGGTGCCGTCTCGTACGCGCTGAACGGCCGACCAGGGGTCTCCGAGGCCACCAGGGAGCGCATTCTGACAGTCGCTAGGGAGCTGGGCTGGGCGCCGAACCGGACCGCCCGGCTGCTGTCGGGATCGCGCACCGACACCTTCGGACTGATCCTGGCCCGGGACGCCCGCACCCTCGGCCTGGAGCCGTTCTACATGGAGTTCGTCGCCGGGCTGGAGAGCGAGCTGGGCGACCGCTCCTATGCGCTGCTGCTGCAGGTGACGCCGAGTCTCGAGGTGGAGCTGGAGACCTACCGCAAATGGTCCTCGGAGCGCCGGGTGGATGCCGTGGTGGTGGTCGACCTGCGGGTGGACGACCCGCGGCTGGCCCTGCTCGACCGGTTGGAGATCCCAGCGGTGTTCGTCGGCGACCCCTCCGTGGTGCCGGGCCACACCTGCGTCTGGACCGATGACCGGACCGCGATGGCCGAGGCGGTCGCTCATCTGGTCGAGCTGGGCCATCGCCGGCTGGCGCGGGTGGCGGGCATCTCCGACTTCGCCCACGTCGCCATCCGGGACGAGGCGTTCGGGCTCGCCGTCGAGCGGGCCGGCGTCCAGGGGACGATCCTGCACGCGGACTTCTCCGGCGAGGAGGGCAAACGCGCCACCCGGGAGCTGGTGCTGCGCGACGGCGCCCCGACCGCGATCCTGTTCGACAACGACCTGATGGCGATCGCCAGTCTGGCGGCGCTGTCCGAGCTGGGAATCGAGGTGCCCGACGACGTGACCCTGCTGGCCTGGGACGACTCGCCGCTCTGCTCGATCACCCACCCCCAGCTGTCGGCCATGAGCCACGACGTGGTCGCTTTCGGCGCGCACGTGGCGCGGCGGTTGTTCGCCGTTCTGGAGGGAGCTCCGCCGGCGGCCCATCTGGACTCGACCCCGCAGTTTCGGCGTCGGGGCAGCACCACCCCGCCCCGGACCGGCCCGCTGCCTTCCCGGCCGGTCGGCGGCTGA